The following proteins come from a genomic window of Miscanthus floridulus cultivar M001 chromosome 2, ASM1932011v1, whole genome shotgun sequence:
- the LOC136539177 gene encoding uncharacterized protein has product MPIPTPAPMSLVIIPQEPTTDEVTEDIPSASSADPPHDILQVASSSQAQEIALKQEQDSPNSLFSFAIDISDDDGEETSSSLALGTISAETKSKLETLLNLLQQGTAQLVDDSDPAKAIFKTIRGQVPANVEEVLFPAAHLESRQLQYQRAAQRIADRAAQAQLKEEMLRLKQIADEKHKGIGNLQNLGAELKQKILDLSARKMALLAELKEVEAALTHAQQEESQLPDAIKALQQERDIQARKALAMKKRLKPVEGVADDDIKEMEEADQIRLRAILAIQSLLNV; this is encoded by the exons atgccgatccctacacctgccccaatgtcattggtcatcatacctcaagagcccaccaccgatgaagtcacagaggatatcccatcggcaagctcagccgatcccccacatgacatactccaggttgcttcctccagtcaagcacaggaaattgccttgaaacag gaacaagattccccgaacagcctattttcctttgccattgacatttctgacgacgatggagaggagacaagttcttcccttgcactgggaacaatatcggcagagactaaatccaagttggaaaccctcctgaacttgctacaacaaggtaccgcccaactggtagatgactcggaccccgcaaaggcaattttcaaaacaattcgtggccaggtccctgccaatgttgaagaagtacttttcccagcagctcacttagaaagccgccaactgcaatatcaacgggctgctcagcgcattgccgatagagcagctcaggctcaactcaaggaagagatgctacgactgaaacagattgccgatgagaagcacaagggcatcggcaacttgcagaatttgggcgctgaacttaagcagaaaatcttagatttatcagcaaggaagatggctctattggctgaattgaaagaagtcgaggcagccttaactcatgcccaacaagaagaaagccagctacccgatgccatcaaggcccttcagcaagaaagagacatccaggctcgcaaagccttggccatgaagaaaagactcaagcctgtggagggtgttgccgatgacgatatcaaagaaatggaagaagccgaccagattcgcctgcgtgcgatattagctatccaatccttgttgaacgtgtaa